In the genome of bacterium BMS3Abin11, the window CCCGAGCAGCTGCAGACCTTGACTGCCGAGATCCATGATTTACGCAATCCGCCCTTATTGATTGCAGTCGACCATGAAGGGGGCAGGGTGCAGCGTTTCCGGCAGGGCTTTACCCATTTACCAGCGATGCGCCGCTATGGTGAATTATTTGACAATGATCCGGCCCAGGCATTGCAGCAATGTTCCACGGCGGGCTGGTTGATGGCCACCGAATTGCTGGAACTCGGCGTGGATTTCAGCTTTGCACCGATTGCTGATCTTGACAGCGGTGTATCTGATGTCATAGGTGACCGTGCCTTTCACAGCAAACCGGGCATCGCCGCTGAACTTGCTCTATCTTTTATGCTCGGCATGCGTAAGGCGGGGATGGCGGCAACAGCCAAACACTTTCCTGGCCATGGCTCTGTTCACGGTGACTCCCACCACATGATCCCAGTTGATGAGCGCAGTTTTGATCAGCTTTCAGATAATGACCTGGTGCCGTTTCGGGTGCTGATTGCATCGGCTGTAGAGGGTATTATGACGGCCCATGTTATCTATCCGCAGATGGATGAACAACCACCGACTTTTTCTGAATACTGGCTACAGCAGGTGCTGCGAGATGATCTTGGATACAGGGGATTGATTTTCAGTGACGATTTGTCCATGGCAGGTGCAAAAATGGCAGGTAGGCCATTTGCCCGAGCGAAAGCAGCTATGGATGCTGGCTGTGATGTAATACTGGTCTGCAATGACTCACCGGCACTGGACGAAGTAATCGATGGCCTGTCATCAGCAACCCTGGCATTACCGGGGGCACGCCTTGATGCCTTCGCACCGAAAATTCAGATGGCCAGAGATTTGAAACAATCAGCAGACTGGCAACAGGCTGTAGATACTATTACAGGGCTTGCAGGATGACGTATTCGGACATTATTAGATTCTGGTTTGGAGAAATTGAGCCGGAGAGCTGGTGGAAAAAGGATGCGGCCTTTGATCAGCTGATTCGCGAACGATTTTCAGATATTCACCAACAGGCGGCAAAATGTGAGCTTTTTGAATGGCGTCAGGATGCACTGGGCTGGTTGGCAGAGATCATCGTGCTGGATCAGCTTCCACGCAATATGTTTCGCGATACCCCGCAGGCATTTGCTACCGACAGGCTTGCCGTAATCCTGGTTCAGGAAGCCGTTTCTAACCAGGTCGACAGGGAATTAACGGCCCCGCAAAAAAGTTTTCTCTACATGCCGCTGATGCACAGCGAGTCACCCCTGATTCATGAAACAGCTATAGAGTTATACAGTCAGCCGGGGCTGGAATTCAACCTGGATTTTGAGAAGAAACACAAAGCCATCATCGACCGATTCGGTCGTTATCCACATCGGAATACGATTCTTGGGCGTGAATCTACCGATGAAGAAATGGAGTTTCTTGAGGGGTCGGATTCATCGTTCTAAAAAGGCAGATGAAAGATAAAAGATGAAGGATGCAAGAAAACCTGTTTCACTTTCATCCTTATTCCTTAGTCCCGTATCACTAACTAATCCGACTTTCCTCCGCATCTTTCAACAATGTTTTACTCCCTGATTCTGTAAGGTATATATACAGCCCCGGTAGTGATGCCAGCAGAAGTATCGGGATATAGAACAATGCAATAGCTGTGGCATCGTTTTCTGCGATTCCGAAACGGATCAGGAGTCCGACAGCTGCCATTTCTCTGACCCCCATACCGCCGATAGATATGGGCAGGGCCGCCGCCATCAGGGCGAGTGGGATGACGACCAGCATTACCTGAATGCTGACCTCTACGTCCAGACCCATTGCCAGAATATAATAAACTAATACTGCTAAAAGTTGTGCGGCAGCGCTATAGAGGACGATAATCAGCAGTGTGGAGGGATGCTTCAGATAGCCATGCGTGGCCTCACCCATGCGTAGAATGAAGCCTATCAGTCGAAAGCGGGCAAGTCGCTCAAGCATTTTGTGCAGTGGCCAGTATGTTGCAGGCAGGGCGATCAGGGCCAGGACGGCGGACGCGCCGGTCAAAATCAGCGTTAACGTTGACCACAGGGTTTTGCTGACGATGGCTACTGAATCTGTCAGATAAATCGCAGTGACATTGATAGCCAGCAGTACAACCAGACCAATGACTCTTTCAGTCACTATCGGTGACACCGCACACACCGCATCTCTGTTGTGGCGGTAGATGTAGAAGCTGCGAATCAGGTCGCCACCAGTTGCTGTCGGCAGGATATTGTTAAATAGCGTCGCGACCAGGTAATGGCTGAATAACAACTGGGTGCTGAAATATGGATAGTGTGTGCGCAGTAGCACCGCCCAGCGTAGAGTGCCTATGTAGAGTGTGAGTAAAAGGATAGAGATAGCCAGCGGAATAGTCCACCAGGAAAGACCGGCTGCCTTGCCAATAAGTGACGGCCAGTCCAGCTGCCATAATAGATAGCCGAGCAGCGACAGGCTGACAACAATTTTTGCCGCAAGCAGAAGGTATTTTTTCAATATTCTACACTAGTTACCGGCACGTTCGACGTATTCACCGGTACCGGTGTTGACCTTGATTTTCTCCCCGGTATTAATGAACTGTGGAACGGTAACAGTAATCCCCGTTTGCAGTTTAGCCGGTTTACCCGAGCTTGTCGCAGTCTGTCCTTTGACCACACTTTCAGTCTCAATCACTTCAAGAACTACATTCAGTGGAAGCTCCATGCCAATGGGGTTTTCGTTATAAAAGTTGATCTGTACTTCCATATTGGGCAGTAAATAGCCCATTTGTTCGCCGATATCTTCTTCAGCCATACCGAGCTGCTCGTAAGTGCCCAGATCCATGAAGATGTGATTATTACCTTCGGCATACAGGTATTGCATCTGCCGAGGCTCAACATGGGCCTTTTCCAGCTTTTCATCGGAGCGAAAACGCTCATTGAGTTTTGTGCCGATTGAAATTTCCTTCATTTCAGCCTGCACAAAGGCGCCGCCCTTACCGGGTTTGACATGCCCTAGCTTAAGCACTCGCCAGAGTTTCCCCTGATGTTCCATCAGATTGCCTACCCTCATTTCAAAAGCCGAAATTTTCATCTATACGTTTCCAGAACTGTTTGATATCCGATGCAGGATTGTAGGGGAAGACGGGGGGAAGGGAAAGTTTTACGTGTCACGGTTTACGGACAACTGTTTTTGATTTTCCATAAATCGTAACACGTAAAACGTAATACGTTTTTTCCCAGTAATTGTTAGAATCTCCTCATGAAACACAAAAATACCCCTGTCTTCAACCTCAACTGCCGCCGTTGCCCGCGCCTGTCATCTTTTCTGGATGATATCCGTAACAAGCATCCGGATTACCATAGTTTACCGGTAGCGCCGTTTGGTGATGTGAGAGCACGTTTGCTAATCGTTGGTCTGGCTCCGGGGATGCATGGCGCCAATGCAACCGGGCGGCCTTTTACCGGGGATCATGCCGGTGTTATTCTCTATGAAACATTGCATCGCTTCGGTTTTGCCAGCGCAGCAGAGTCAGTATCAGCCGACGATGGCCTGATATTGGAGAACTGCCGTATTACCAATGCCGTAAAATGTCTGCCACCGGCCAACAAACCGGTAGGGTCTGAAGTGAATGAATGTAATAGCTATCTGGCAGAAGAGCTGTCTATGCTACAGCCAGAAAGTGTGATCCTTGCCTTAGGTGGTCTGTCGCACAAGGCCTGTGTCAAAGCGTTGGGTGGGCGGCAAAAAGATTACCCGTTCGGGCATCTGGCTGAGAAAGAACTGGGTCAGCTGACATTGCTTGATTCTTACCATTGTAGCCGCTACAACACGCAAACCCGACGTCTGACGCCGAAAATGTTTGATGCTGTTTTTGAAAGAATCATACAACTACTGGAATAAAATATTTTTTGTAGGTGCGAATTCATTCGCACACAGAAATTCGTAAAAACACGTGTGCGAATGAATTCGCACCTACAATACTTGTACATCTTATTGTAGGAGTTTACTCCCAAAGAAATATAGCAGAACATGACTGACACAGACAGCCAATTCGACCACCAGGCCTTCCTGAAGACTTTAACTGCTTCACCAGGCATTTATCAGATGTACGATGCCAACGACAAGCTGTTGTATGTCGGTAAGGCACGGAACCTGAGAAAGCGGGTGTCCAGTTATTTTCGCAAGACGGGTCTGAGTCTGCGCATAGAGTCTATGATGCGGCGGGTCACCCGCATCGAAGTCAGTCTGACCCATACCGAGACCGAGGCCCTGCTACTGGAAAGCAACCTGATCAAGAGCATGAAGCCGCGTTTCAATATCCTGATGCGCGATGATAAATCCTATCCCTATATTCGCCTGACCATCAATCAGGACTATCCGGGGTTCTCAGTTCACCGTGGATCACGCAAAGACAGGGCGCAGTATTTCGGTCCCTTTCCCAGTGCCAGTGCGGTACGGGAGATGCTGGCATTGTTGCAGAAAACTATTCCGGTCAGGCAATGCGAGGACGGTTTTTTTCGCAACCGTTCCCGTCCCTGCCTGCAATATCAGATAAAGCGATGCACTGCCCCCTGCGTGGAACTAATTAGCAGAGAAGATTACGCCAGAGATATTGAACAGGCAGTACTCTTCATCAATGGCCAGAAAGATACCCTCGCTGAGTCGCTGGCAATAGCCATGGAGCAGGCATCAACAAAACAGGAATTCGAACTGGCTGCGGAATTGCGAGACCGAATTTCAAGCGTTCGTCAGATTCAGGCAAAACAATATGTCAGCGGCAAGCAGGGAGATTTTGATGTCATAGTTCAGGTGCAGGAGGAAGGAACAACGGCTATCGGTGTCATGTTTATTCGTACAGGCCGCTCACTGGGGACCAGGGTCCTTTTCCCGCGCTTTGGGCTGGAGCAGGGAGAGGGAGAAATGCTATCGGCATTTATCGCACAGTTTTATTTGAACAAACCACCGGCCAGATTAATACTGTTGTCGGTGCAACTAGCCGATTCTGAACTGCTGTCTTCAGCTCTCACTGAGAGAGCAGGGTATCGGGTGCGACTTGCCACTGTGCAACGTGGAGATAAACGGCGCTGGTTGGAGTCTGTCAGGATTAATGCCAGGGATGCCCTGCGACGACGACTGGCGACTGAGAGTAATTACCGCGAGCGATTGAATAAGCTGGTCGATGCGCTTGATTTGCCTGCAAGTCCCGAGCGTATTGAGTGCATAGATATCAGTCATACCCAGGGTGAGGCAACTGTCGCATCTCTGGTGGTGTTCGGTAGCGAAGGACCGCTTAGCAGTCAATACCGCCGCTACAATATCACAGGTATTACACCAGGTGATGATTATGCCGCCATTCACCAGGCCTTGAGCCGCCGCTTTCGTCGCATGAAAGATGAACAGGAAATGTTTCCCGATCTATTGTTGATTGACGGCGGCAGGGGTCAGCTGGCATCGGCCTGTAATGCGCTGGCGGAACTCGGTGTGAGCGATGTCATTACCGTGGGGGTGGCGAAAGGAAAAGAGCGCAAAGCTGGCCGGGAGCGTTTATTTAGACCTGGCGAGTCTGTGCCAATAATGCTACCACCAGACTCGCCTGCCCTGCATCTGGTGCAGGTAATCCGTGATGAAGCACACCGGTTTGCCATAACAGCCCATCGCCGGCAACGTGCTAAGGCGAGAGTTACATCCACTTTGCAGTGCATACCCGGTATCGGCGATAAAAAGCGTCAGGCGCTGTTGAAGCATTTTGGCGGACTACAGGGTATTGAACGGGCAGGAGTAGATGACCTGTCCAGGGTGGCTGGTATCAATCGCAAGCTGGCGGAACGTATCCATGCCTGTTTACATTGATCGATTGCTCCTGCAGGTTTGTACAGGCTCCCATCAGGAAAGCAGTTATCAGCACTGCTAACAAAGTGTTAGACTTTAACAATACTTAACACAATGGGTGAATCTGCCGCCGTGCCATTAAATGTCCCCAACTTACTGACATTATTACGCATCCTGCTGATCCCGTTCTTTTTCGTTGTCTACGTGATTGATGCGGGCTGGAGTAACCAGGTTGCCACGGTTATATTCGTCGTTGCGGCAATTACAGACTGGCTTGATGGCTATATGGCCAGACGCTTGAAGCAGTATACTACTTTTGGTGCATTTCTTGATCCAGTGGCCGATAAGCTAATTGTTGCTACGGCCCTTGTCCTGCTGGCAACGGATCAAAAAGTACTGGATCTGGTGGTTTCCGGACCCTTATTTGCCGCAGCAGTGGCAATAATAATTGGCAGGGAAATCGTCATCTCGGCACTACGGGAATGGATGGCTGAACTGGGTAAGCGTGCAAGTGTTGCTGTCTCCTATATTGGCAAGGTCAAGACTACTTTACAGTTGATCGCGATCAGCCTGCTGGTCTACCAGGAATCCTTATTTGGCCTGCCAGTTTTTGCGCTGGGTGAACTACTGTTGTTTGTTGCAGCCGCACTGACCTTATATTCAATGATTGTCTATCTTAAGGCTGCCTGGCCAGTGCTCACAGATCAGGAATAACAACTTGACTCCTGAAGCTGTGTGCATACAATAGTCGGCCCACGCGGGAATAGCTCAGCTGGTAGAGCACGACCTTGCCAAGGTCGGGGTCGCGAGTTCGAATCTCGTTTCCCGCTCCAAACACTCGATTGGGAAGCAGTTGCTTCCTTTTTTTGCTCCCTGTGGCTGGGTGGCAGAGTGGTTATGCACCGGCCTGCAAAGCCGTGTACCTCGGTTCGATTCCGGGCCCAGCCTCCATTTACCTGTTTTATCACGTCCAGCTACGTCCTTTCCTTTGCCTGAAATCAACGTAAACACTAGCTATTAGCCTATTTATTGCCTTTTACTGTCCAATAACATCCATTGACAACCATGAATATATGGGGGTAACCTTGGGGGTAGATCAACTATCTTCAGATATAGGTACCCCCAAAATGACCCTTACAGCTACAGCAGTAAAGAATGCAAAGCCCAGAAACAAGCAGTACAAAATGGCAGATGGTAAAGGGCTGTTTTTGTTGGTTACTCAGAAGGGTGGTAAGTGGTGGCGATATAAGTACAGGTTCCATGGTAAAGAGAAACTTCTGGCGTTAGGAACCTACCCTGATACAAGTCTTAAGGATGCCAGAAATTCGCATGATAAAAGCCGTAAATTACTTGCGAAAGGCATCGACCCCAGCGAAGTTAAAAAGCTTGAAAAAGCCGTTGGAATTGAGCAGACAGAAAATAGTTTTCAGTCTATTGCAACAGAATGGATTACAAAGTTTTCACCAAACTGGTCAGCAGAACACGCCCATCGAATTACCCGAAGATTTAAGAATGATATTTTCCCCTGGCTGGGTAAACGTCCGATCAGAAAAATCACCGCTGCAGAGTTATTGCAAGTCCTTAGACGGATCGAAAGCCGTGGTGCATTAGATACAGCACACAGGGCCATGCAGAACTGTGGGCAGGTGTTCCGGTATGCCGTGGCATCTGGAAGGGTTGAACGTGATCCAACAGTCGATCTACGTGGCGCACTCCCTCCTGTGCAGGCTAAGCATCACGCAAGCATCAGCGACCCGACAGTCGTAGGTGACTTGTTGAGGACAATAGACGGCTATGAGGGTTACTTTGTAACGAAGTGTGCCCTAAGGCTTGCACCGTTGTTATTTGTTCGCCCAGGTGAGCTCAGAAAAGCTGAATGGTCTGAAATCAATCTGGATAAAGCAGAGTGGCGAATACCTGCTGAAAAGATGAAAGCAGGAGAGCAGCACATTGTACCTCTCTCTCAACAAGCTATTGAGATACTTGCTGACCTACAGCCGCTGACGGGCCAAAAGGGATTTGTGTTTCCTGGCGTGAGGTCACGTTCACGTCCTATGTCTGAAAATACAATTAATGCAGCATTGCGACGGTTAGGCTATACCAAAGAAGAAATGACTGGCCACGGGTTTAGATCAATGGCAAGTACATTATTGAATGAACAGGGGTGGCATTATGACGCAATAGAAAGGCAGTTAGCTCATGCTGAGAGGAATAATGTCAGGGCGGCATATAACTTTGCTGAGCATCTACCAGAGCGTCGAAAAATGATGCAAGCATGGTCTGATTATTTGGATGGATTGAAAGCAGGTGGGGATGTTGTGATACTAAAAAAATCAAGGATAGTTTGATTATGGGTCGATCTCAGAATAAGAAAAATGCACTACTGCACTTAGCACAAAATCATAATTTTACAGACGATGATCAGTTCATACATCGAATTAGGGCCGCACAAAATGTATTCTACCAGGCGCTAGACCGAGAACCCCCTAGTGAATCAGTTAAACGTCTTAACCGACGAGCAGCAGGGGGTAACCCACGAAAGAAGTCGATGCTGGAGGCTATTTGTGTTGAAGCTGAATTGTTGCGTGGTGCTGGTGATGAGACAGTAGCAGCGTCGCTTGCGGC includes:
- the uvrC gene encoding UvrABC system protein C; amino-acid sequence: MTDTDSQFDHQAFLKTLTASPGIYQMYDANDKLLYVGKARNLRKRVSSYFRKTGLSLRIESMMRRVTRIEVSLTHTETEALLLESNLIKSMKPRFNILMRDDKSYPYIRLTINQDYPGFSVHRGSRKDRAQYFGPFPSASAVREMLALLQKTIPVRQCEDGFFRNRSRPCLQYQIKRCTAPCVELISREDYARDIEQAVLFINGQKDTLAESLAIAMEQASTKQEFELAAELRDRISSVRQIQAKQYVSGKQGDFDVIVQVQEEGTTAIGVMFIRTGRSLGTRVLFPRFGLEQGEGEMLSAFIAQFYLNKPPARLILLSVQLADSELLSSALTERAGYRVRLATVQRGDKRRWLESVRINARDALRRRLATESNYRERLNKLVDALDLPASPERIECIDISHTQGEATVASLVVFGSEGPLSSQYRRYNITGITPGDDYAAIHQALSRRFRRMKDEQEMFPDLLLIDGGRGQLASACNALAELGVSDVITVGVAKGKERKAGRERLFRPGESVPIMLPPDSPALHLVQVIRDEAHRFAITAHRRQRAKARVTSTLQCIPGIGDKKRQALLKHFGGLQGIERAGVDDLSRVAGINRKLAERIHACLH
- the pgsA gene encoding CDP-diacylglycerol--glycerol-3-phosphate 3-phosphatidyltransferase, producing MGESAAVPLNVPNLLTLLRILLIPFFFVVYVIDAGWSNQVATVIFVVAAITDWLDGYMARRLKQYTTFGAFLDPVADKLIVATALVLLATDQKVLDLVVSGPLFAAAVAIIIGREIVISALREWMAELGKRASVAVSYIGKVKTTLQLIAISLLVYQESLFGLPVFALGELLLFVAAALTLYSMIVYLKAAWPVLTDQE
- the nagZ gene encoding beta-hexosaminidase, encoding MQTDSLQISRGPVMADISGLELTQEEKERLCHPVIGAVILFSRNYKSPEQLQTLTAEIHDLRNPPLLIAVDHEGGRVQRFRQGFTHLPAMRRYGELFDNDPAQALQQCSTAGWLMATELLELGVDFSFAPIADLDSGVSDVIGDRAFHSKPGIAAELALSFMLGMRKAGMAATAKHFPGHGSVHGDSHHMIPVDERSFDQLSDNDLVPFRVLIASAVEGIMTAHVIYPQMDEQPPTFSEYWLQQVLRDDLGYRGLIFSDDLSMAGAKMAGRPFARAKAAMDAGCDVILVCNDSPALDEVIDGLSSATLALPGARLDAFAPKIQMARDLKQSADWQQAVDTITGLAG
- the intS_3 gene encoding putative prophage CPS-53 integrase translates to MGVTLGVDQLSSDIGTPKMTLTATAVKNAKPRNKQYKMADGKGLFLLVTQKGGKWWRYKYRFHGKEKLLALGTYPDTSLKDARNSHDKSRKLLAKGIDPSEVKKLEKAVGIEQTENSFQSIATEWITKFSPNWSAEHAHRITRRFKNDIFPWLGKRPIRKITAAELLQVLRRIESRGALDTAHRAMQNCGQVFRYAVASGRVERDPTVDLRGALPPVQAKHHASISDPTVVGDLLRTIDGYEGYFVTKCALRLAPLLFVRPGELRKAEWSEINLDKAEWRIPAEKMKAGEQHIVPLSQQAIEILADLQPLTGQKGFVFPGVRSRSRPMSENTINAALRRLGYTKEEMTGHGFRSMASTLLNEQGWHYDAIERQLAHAERNNVRAAYNFAEHLPERRKMMQAWSDYLDGLKAGGDVVILKKSRIV
- the efp gene encoding elongation factor P; this encodes MKISAFEMRVGNLMEHQGKLWRVLKLGHVKPGKGGAFVQAEMKEISIGTKLNERFRSDEKLEKAHVEPRQMQYLYAEGNNHIFMDLGTYEQLGMAEEDIGEQMGYLLPNMEVQINFYNENPIGMELPLNVVLEVIETESVVKGQTATSSGKPAKLQTGITVTVPQFINTGEKIKVNTGTGEYVERAGN
- a CDS encoding uracil DNA glycosylase superfamily protein, translating into MKHKNTPVFNLNCRRCPRLSSFLDDIRNKHPDYHSLPVAPFGDVRARLLIVGLAPGMHGANATGRPFTGDHAGVILYETLHRFGFASAAESVSADDGLILENCRITNAVKCLPPANKPVGSEVNECNSYLAEELSMLQPESVILALGGLSHKACVKALGGRQKDYPFGHLAEKELGQLTLLDSYHCSRYNTQTRRLTPKMFDAVFERIIQLLE